The Juglans microcarpa x Juglans regia isolate MS1-56 chromosome 2S, Jm3101_v1.0, whole genome shotgun sequence genome has a window encoding:
- the LOC121253576 gene encoding phospholipase A1-Igamma2, chloroplastic-like: protein MSQHHFSDKTPTLEFQTFPNVLPKTCDYSSLLTNITEPEKERSIPQVEQDEAEHEIAIQLPASECQKADFWREIHGQNDWIDLLDPMDPRLRSELIRYGEMAQACYDAFDYNLFSKYCGTCKYTPSEFFDSLGMSQLGYTEFSFPKVWSKHANWIGYIAVSNDETSRRLGRRDITIAWRGTVTRLEWMEDIMDFLVPISSKIPCSDATVKVQKGFLDLYTGKKEDCKYCRLSAREQILSEVRRLLDKYADEEVSITITGHSLGAALAILSAYDIVETSLKELAADRPAVPLCVERLESTLGLKVLRVVNAHDVVPKVPGFFFNERSPPMMMRYAKWLPWSYSHVGVELALDHRNSPFLKKAVHDDPIRAHNLEAHLHLLDGYHGKSHKFELASGRDIALVNKASDFLEDEYLVLPNWRQDENKGMVRNKDGHWVQPERRVHDLCCRGTPDDDHVCNI from the exons ATGTCCCAGCACCATTTCTCGGACAAAACTCCCACGTTGGAGTTTCAAACTTTTCCCAACGTACTCCCCAAAACATGCGATTACTCATCCTTATTAACCAACATCACCGAGCCCGAGAAAGAGAGATCAATACCGCAAGTAGAACAAGATGAAGCAGAACATGAAATCGCCATCCAATTACCGGCATCTGAGTGCCAAAAAGCGGATTTCTGGCGTGAAATCCACGGCcaaaacgactggattgacctACTCGATCCCATGGATCCGCGTCTTCGATCGGAGCTGATCCGGTACGGCGAAATGGCACAAGCATGTTACGACGCCTTCGATTATAACCTCTTTTCCAAGTACTGCGGCACCTGTAAGTACACGCCAAGTGAATTCTTTGACTCCCTAGGAATGTCACAGCTCGGTTACACT GAATTCAGCTTCCCTAAAGTGTGGAGCAAGCACGCTAATTGGATCGGATACATCGCCGTTTCAAACGACGAAACCTCCCGGCGCTTAGGCCGCCGTGACATAACTATTGCATGGAGAGGCACAGTGACACGGCTAGAGTGGATGGAGGACATCATGGATTTCCTCGTGCCAATTTCTTCGAAAATCCCATGCTCGGATGCAACTGTGAAAGTCCAAAAAGGGTTTTTAGACCTCTATACAGGCAAGAAAGAGGACTGCAAGTATTGCAGGCTTTCAGCGAGAGAGCAGATACTTTCCGAGGTCAGAAGGTTACTCGATAAGTACGCAGACGAAGAAGTAAGCATTACCATCACGGGGCATAGTCTCGGGGCTGCGTTGGCCATTCTAAGCGCGTACGATATAGTTGAAACGAGCTTGAAAGAGTTAGCCGCGGACAGGCCGGCCGTGCCGTTGTGCGTGGAGAGGCTGGAGTCGACGTTGGGTTTGAAGGTGTTGAGGGTGGTGAATGCTCACGACGTGGTGCCGAAGGTACCGGGGTTTTTTTTCAACGAGCGATCGCCGCCGATGATGATGAGGTATGCAAAGTGGTTGCCGTGGAGTTACTCGCACGTTGGGGTTGAGCTTGCATTGGATCACAGGAACTCGCCGTTCTTAAAGAAGGCTGTTCATGATGATCCGATTCGTGCACATAATTTGGAGGCTCACCTGCATTTGCTTGATGG ATACCATGGAAAAAGCCATAAATTTGAGCTAGCAAGTGGAAGAGATATTGCATTGGTGAACAAAGCCTCTGATTTCCTGGAAGATGAATATTTGGTCCTGCCTAACTGGAGGCAGGATGAAAATAAGGGAATGGTGAGGAACAAGGATGGGCACTGGGTGCAGCCCGAACGCCGAGTACATGATCTCTGTTGTCGCGGAACTCCGGATGATGATCATGTGTGCAATATTTAG